A window from Streptomyces sp. NBC_00335 encodes these proteins:
- a CDS encoding tetratricopeptide repeat protein, translating to MRDAFVSQERQQQAAPPVTFTGRKTLVAAAALVVLIAGALLIRPARTGDDARPPGPSERARAAVGMGAPVAAVDLSALVLDREKWVAEHPDDEASWAVLGSAYLEQARRTADPGWYPKAEGALKRSLELRPAEKGNFDAMTGMGTLANARRDFGTGKKWGELVRAQAPKRWTAYPVLVDAYGGLGDYKAAEKAMESLVDLRPGLAAFMKASQVYRDRGWREDATMSMEHAGGAAKAPAEKAYVLFRLGELAWERGDDAEALKQYEAALRTDPAQAQALGGRARVLAALGRGGEAVRDYRLALGRAAVPALSLELGELLESLGRGDEAKAVYDGIAAQAARSGVNEELLLGRFEADHGDPTAAVRRLTAEWARHKSLPVADALGWALHKTGDDAAALEYAKKATEQGLRLAEFSYHRAVIERGLGDVAGARRHLEEALRTNPRFSPVRAPLAKQALATIGKPPAGGPENMQPTKPWVAPELPKAKPAAKPKPKP from the coding sequence ATGCGCGATGCATTCGTCTCTCAGGAGAGGCAGCAGCAGGCTGCCCCGCCCGTGACCTTCACCGGCCGCAAGACGCTCGTGGCGGCGGCGGCCCTGGTCGTCCTGATCGCCGGGGCCCTGCTGATCCGGCCGGCCCGCACGGGCGACGACGCGCGCCCGCCGGGGCCCAGCGAGCGGGCCCGCGCGGCGGTCGGCATGGGTGCGCCGGTGGCGGCGGTGGACCTGTCGGCGCTGGTCCTCGACCGGGAGAAGTGGGTCGCGGAGCACCCGGACGACGAGGCCTCGTGGGCGGTGCTGGGATCGGCGTACCTGGAGCAGGCGCGGCGGACGGCCGATCCCGGCTGGTACCCGAAGGCGGAGGGCGCGCTGAAGCGCTCGCTGGAGCTGCGTCCGGCCGAGAAGGGCAACTTCGACGCGATGACGGGCATGGGCACGCTGGCCAACGCCCGGCGGGACTTCGGGACCGGCAAGAAGTGGGGCGAGCTCGTACGGGCGCAAGCGCCGAAGCGGTGGACGGCGTACCCGGTGCTCGTGGACGCGTACGGCGGTCTCGGGGACTACAAGGCCGCGGAGAAGGCGATGGAGAGCCTGGTGGACCTGCGTCCGGGGCTGGCGGCCTTCATGAAGGCCTCTCAGGTGTACCGGGACCGGGGCTGGCGCGAGGACGCGACCATGTCCATGGAGCACGCGGGAGGCGCGGCGAAGGCCCCTGCGGAGAAGGCGTACGTGCTGTTCCGGCTCGGGGAGCTGGCGTGGGAGCGCGGCGACGACGCGGAGGCCCTGAAGCAGTACGAGGCCGCGCTGCGCACCGATCCGGCGCAGGCGCAGGCGCTGGGCGGCCGGGCGCGGGTGCTGGCGGCGCTGGGCCGGGGCGGGGAGGCCGTACGGGACTACCGGCTGGCGCTGGGGCGGGCCGCGGTGCCGGCGCTGTCGCTGGAGCTGGGCGAACTGCTGGAGTCGCTGGGGCGGGGCGACGAGGCGAAGGCGGTGTACGACGGGATCGCGGCGCAGGCCGCCCGGAGCGGGGTGAACGAGGAGCTGCTCCTGGGCCGGTTCGAGGCGGACCACGGCGACCCGACGGCGGCCGTACGGCGCCTCACGGCGGAGTGGGCCCGGCACAAGAGCCTGCCGGTGGCGGACGCGCTGGGCTGGGCGCTGCACAAGACGGGCGACGACGCGGCGGCTCTGGAGTACGCGAAGAAGGCCACGGAGCAGGGGCTGCGGCTCGCGGAGTTCTCGTACCACCGGGCGGTGATCGAGCGCGGCCTGGGCGACGTGGCCGGGGCGCGGCGGCACCTGGAGGAGGCCCTGCGGACGAACCCGCGGTTCTCGCCGGTGCGGGCCCCGCTGGCCAAGCAGGCCCTGGCGACGATCGGCAAGCCCCCGGCGGGCGGCCCGGAGAACATGCAGCCCACCAAGCCGTGGGTGGCCCCGGAACTCCCGAAGGCGAAGCCGGCTGCCAAGCCGAAGCCGAAGCCGTAG
- a CDS encoding FAD-binding oxidoreductase codes for MADTVDEVDGGSRELHELDELHALLLEGLPPEALLTDPGVTASYATDMASFCAAGTPAAVVLPRTVEQVQHVLRTAHALRVPVVPQGARTGLSGAANASDGCIVLSLVKMDRILEIDTVDRIAVVEPGVVNAVLSRAVAARGLHYPPDPSSWEQCTIGGNIGTAAGGLCCVKYGVTAEYVLGLDVVLADGRLLQTGRRTAKGVAGYDLTRLFVGSEGSLGVVVRAVLALRPAPPRQLALAAEFPSAAAACEAVCAIMEAGLTPSLLELMDRTTVRAVNALGKMGLPETTEALLLAAFDTPHAPEDLAAVGALCTAAGASAVVPAEDAAESELLLQARRMALPALEALRPATMIDDVCVPRTRLAEMLDGTAAIARAHDLLIGVCAHAGDGNTHPIVCFDPADEDETRRARASFEEIMALGLELGGTITGEHGVGVLKKEWLARELGPVGLEMQRAVKHAFDPEGLLNPGKLF; via the coding sequence ATGGCTGACACAGTTGACGAAGTTGATGGCGGGTCACGCGAGCTCCACGAGCTCGACGAGCTCCACGCGCTCCTCCTCGAAGGCCTCCCGCCCGAGGCACTGCTCACCGACCCCGGGGTGACCGCCTCCTACGCCACCGACATGGCCAGCTTCTGCGCCGCCGGCACCCCGGCCGCCGTGGTCCTGCCCCGGACCGTGGAACAGGTCCAGCACGTCCTGCGCACCGCCCACGCGCTGCGCGTACCCGTGGTTCCCCAGGGCGCCCGTACCGGTCTGTCGGGCGCGGCCAACGCCTCCGACGGCTGCATCGTGCTCTCCCTCGTGAAGATGGACCGGATCCTGGAGATCGACACCGTCGACCGGATCGCCGTCGTCGAACCGGGCGTCGTCAACGCCGTCCTCTCCCGCGCCGTCGCCGCGCGCGGACTGCACTACCCGCCGGACCCCTCCAGCTGGGAGCAGTGCACCATCGGCGGGAACATCGGCACCGCCGCCGGAGGTCTGTGCTGCGTCAAGTACGGGGTCACCGCCGAGTACGTGCTGGGCCTCGACGTGGTCCTCGCCGACGGAAGGCTCCTGCAGACCGGCCGGCGCACCGCCAAGGGCGTCGCGGGGTACGACCTCACCCGCCTGTTCGTCGGCTCCGAAGGCAGCCTCGGCGTCGTCGTCCGGGCCGTCCTCGCGCTGCGCCCGGCCCCGCCCCGCCAGCTCGCCCTCGCCGCCGAGTTCCCCTCCGCCGCGGCCGCCTGCGAAGCCGTCTGCGCGATCATGGAGGCCGGTCTGACGCCCTCGCTGCTGGAACTGATGGACCGTACGACCGTCCGCGCCGTCAACGCGCTCGGCAAGATGGGCCTGCCCGAAACCACCGAGGCCCTGCTGCTCGCCGCCTTCGACACCCCGCACGCGCCCGAGGACCTGGCCGCCGTGGGCGCCCTGTGCACCGCCGCCGGAGCGAGCGCCGTCGTACCGGCCGAGGACGCGGCCGAGTCCGAACTGCTGCTCCAGGCGCGCCGGATGGCCCTGCCCGCCCTGGAGGCCCTGCGGCCCGCGACGATGATCGACGACGTGTGCGTACCGCGCACCCGGCTCGCCGAGATGCTGGACGGGACCGCGGCCATCGCCCGTGCGCACGACCTGCTCATCGGGGTCTGCGCGCACGCGGGCGACGGGAACACCCACCCCATCGTCTGCTTCGACCCCGCCGACGAGGACGAGACCCGGCGGGCCCGCGCGTCCTTCGAGGAGATCATGGCGCTGGGCCTCGAACTGGGCGGCACCATCACGGGCGAGCACGGGGTCGGCGTCCTGAAGAAGGAGTGGCTCGCCCGCGAACTCGGCCCGGTGGGACTGGAGATGCAGCGCGCCGTCAAGCACGCCTTCGACCCGGAGGGACTGCTCAACCCGGGCAAGCTCTTCTGA
- a CDS encoding SsgA family sporulation/cell division regulator yields MQHPVVERELELKLVLSPERSVPVPARLLYLTDDPYAVHITFHTGSSTPVNWTFARELLVEGVFRPCGHGDVRIWPTKVGQQAVLCMALSSPDGDALLEAPAVSVSAWLERTLRIVPPGTEADRLGLDAALAELLAPTPADELWMRDPWPSDESADGEL; encoded by the coding sequence ATGCAGCACCCCGTCGTCGAGCGCGAGCTGGAACTGAAGCTGGTCCTGTCCCCCGAGCGCAGCGTCCCCGTCCCCGCCCGGCTGCTGTACCTGACGGACGACCCGTACGCCGTGCACATCACCTTCCACACCGGCTCCAGCACCCCGGTCAACTGGACCTTCGCCCGCGAGCTGCTGGTCGAGGGGGTGTTCCGCCCGTGCGGCCACGGCGACGTGCGGATCTGGCCCACGAAGGTCGGCCAGCAGGCCGTCCTGTGCATGGCGCTCAGCTCCCCCGACGGCGACGCCCTGCTGGAGGCTCCCGCCGTGTCGGTGTCGGCCTGGCTGGAGCGGACCCTGCGGATCGTGCCGCCCGGCACCGAGGCCGACCGGCTCGGCCTGGACGCGGCGCTGGCCGAGCTGCTGGCCCCGACGCCGGCCGACGAGCTGTGGATGCGCGACCCGTGGCCGTCGGACGAGTCGGCGGACGGGGAGCTGTGA
- a CDS encoding RDD family protein, with product MTASPGDGEHAAREGYYPDPSIPGYVRFWNGLNWVPGTSRPAAPADETGPVFLDQTGVSEALREPERWPRPEPAPRPAADSWPEPAAPRPQPAPRAESGAWPEPAPRQEPEPWPEPAARAETGRGEQPGADPEPAGWQVDPLHQAGFGGPRDHRVSWGHEEAAAARPGGISLARPPVPAPAQAPASSPAPAAVPAPAGVSAALPAQASASAAPGGLGILSAPSPVPAAPAPAPAAAPDPVWPAAPGAPGSDPEPVGRVRPARRPAPAPAPAAAAEPARRPAPVEPADRAERAEAAAAPAPRPARTGRAVFERMAERAVRPAGLVRRATARLLDSLVYAAVATGVALPLVPAATAHLQAKVDAARAGGRTTTVWLLDGTIAGSLGLVLGAVLLFGVFYEALPTARWGRTPGKKLLGVRVLATATLRPPRFGAALRRWLVYAFLGLPGALWALGDRQRRRTLHDRAARTYVAR from the coding sequence TTGACGGCCTCCCCTGGTGACGGCGAGCACGCGGCCCGCGAGGGCTACTACCCAGATCCGTCCATCCCCGGGTACGTCAGGTTCTGGAACGGCCTGAACTGGGTTCCCGGTACGAGCCGCCCCGCGGCCCCTGCCGACGAGACGGGTCCCGTGTTCCTCGACCAGACGGGTGTGAGCGAGGCGCTGCGCGAGCCGGAGCGATGGCCGCGGCCCGAGCCTGCCCCCCGGCCGGCCGCCGACTCCTGGCCGGAGCCCGCCGCACCGCGGCCGCAGCCCGCCCCCCGCGCGGAGTCCGGGGCGTGGCCCGAGCCCGCTCCCCGGCAGGAGCCCGAGCCCTGGCCGGAGCCCGCTGCCCGGGCGGAGACCGGGCGCGGGGAGCAGCCCGGTGCGGACCCCGAGCCCGCGGGATGGCAGGTCGACCCGCTCCACCAGGCCGGGTTCGGCGGGCCGCGCGACCACCGGGTGTCCTGGGGCCACGAGGAGGCCGCAGCCGCCCGCCCCGGCGGGATCTCCCTGGCCCGCCCGCCGGTACCGGCCCCCGCGCAGGCCCCCGCCTCCAGCCCGGCCCCCGCCGCCGTCCCGGCCCCGGCGGGCGTGTCCGCCGCCCTGCCCGCGCAGGCGTCCGCTTCCGCCGCCCCGGGCGGCCTCGGGATCCTCTCGGCGCCCTCGCCCGTTCCGGCGGCCCCCGCGCCCGCCCCCGCCGCCGCCCCCGACCCCGTGTGGCCCGCCGCCCCGGGTGCGCCGGGCTCGGACCCGGAGCCGGTGGGGCGCGTGCGGCCCGCGCGGCGCCCGGCCCCGGCCCCGGCCCCGGCCGCCGCGGCGGAGCCCGCCCGGCGCCCGGCCCCCGTAGAGCCGGCGGACCGTGCGGAGCGGGCCGAGGCCGCAGCGGCCCCCGCACCGCGTCCCGCCAGGACCGGACGCGCGGTGTTCGAGCGGATGGCGGAGCGGGCCGTGCGCCCCGCCGGGCTCGTGCGCCGCGCGACGGCCCGGCTGCTGGACTCCCTCGTGTACGCCGCCGTCGCGACCGGGGTGGCGCTGCCCCTCGTACCCGCGGCGACCGCGCACCTCCAGGCCAAGGTGGACGCCGCCCGGGCGGGCGGCCGCACCACCACCGTGTGGCTGCTCGACGGGACCATCGCGGGCTCACTGGGCCTCGTCCTGGGCGCCGTCCTCCTCTTCGGCGTCTTCTACGAAGCCCTGCCCACCGCCCGTTGGGGCCGCACCCCCGGCAAGAAGCTGCTCGGCGTACGGGTCCTCGCCACCGCCACGCTGCGCCCGCCCCGCTTCGGCGCCGCGCTGCGCCGCTGGCTCGTGTACGCCTTCCTGGGCCTCCCGGGGGCCCTGTGGGCCCTCGGGGACCGCCAGCGCCGCCGGACCCTCCACGACCGCGCGGCAAGGACGTACGTGGCCCGCTAG
- a CDS encoding RDD family protein translates to MSTDQPPPGQPPEDDPFLKKPQEPTPPPSGGSPYGSPPAGAGGGFPPPPPGGGGGYPPPPPPGGGGYPPPPPPYGGPGGGDPYGGGGGYGMPDPLAGMPPLADFGKRLVARVIDLLIIAVPLFVIQLFAGDRNRYTVDTNQGEDVTEVITKSYSGSGLVMTLISIVAYVGYDWWFVKKNGQTLGKKWMGLRVAMLNDGSVPQSNAALSRSAVLWLPTLICCFCLWPIALVISMLVDKPYKQGLHDKVAKTVVVQAS, encoded by the coding sequence ATGAGCACCGACCAGCCGCCGCCGGGCCAGCCGCCCGAGGACGACCCGTTCCTCAAGAAGCCCCAGGAACCGACGCCTCCGCCGTCGGGTGGTTCGCCGTACGGCTCACCGCCCGCCGGCGCCGGCGGAGGCTTCCCGCCGCCCCCGCCCGGAGGCGGAGGGGGCTATCCTCCGCCGCCCCCGCCCGGGGGAGGGGGCTATCCGCCCCCTCCGCCCCCGTACGGAGGCCCCGGCGGCGGTGACCCGTACGGCGGGGGTGGCGGCTACGGCATGCCCGACCCGCTCGCCGGGATGCCGCCGCTCGCCGACTTCGGCAAGCGGCTCGTCGCCCGCGTCATCGACCTGCTGATCATCGCCGTGCCGCTGTTCGTCATCCAGCTGTTCGCCGGTGACCGCAACCGCTACACGGTCGACACGAACCAGGGCGAGGACGTCACCGAGGTCATCACCAAGTCCTACAGCGGCAGCGGTCTGGTCATGACGCTGATCTCGATCGTCGCGTACGTGGGCTACGACTGGTGGTTCGTCAAGAAGAACGGCCAGACCCTGGGCAAGAAGTGGATGGGCCTGCGCGTCGCGATGCTCAACGACGGCAGCGTCCCGCAGTCCAACGCCGCCCTCAGCCGGTCGGCCGTGCTCTGGCTGCCGACGCTGATCTGCTGCTTCTGCCTGTGGCCGATCGCGCTCGTCATCTCGATGCTCGTCGACAAGCCCTACAAGCAGGGTCTGCACGACAAGGTGGCCAAGACCGTGGTGGTCCAGGCCTCCTAG
- a CDS encoding immune inhibitor A domain-containing protein — MTSNSARRRALRAAAIGVTLAATAATGAAFTMAQADPGAKVSAAERQDPTAPSKEQVDHDLKGPFSEQQEQARKAALEQVLSGKKSVEQRGASKVVKLDDKKYVELGREKTDKIFTILVDFGDQVDSTTMFDPDGPGPKPAVPKYGGNPGPMHNQIAQPDRATNNSTAWRKDFNRAYFQDLYFGTGTGKNSLKTYYEKTSSGRYSVEGEVADWVKVPYNEARYGSNYCGSSNCSNVWDTVKDGVTAWAEGQKKAGKTDAQIKAQLAQYDLWDRYDFDGDGNFNEADGYIDHFQIVHAGEDESAGGGVQGTNALWAHRWYAYGTEAGKNGPANNKAGGTQIGNTGIWVGDYTMQPENGGLGVFAHEYGHDLGLPDLYDTSGGGENSVGFWSLMSAGSWLGTGKDSIGDLPGDMTAWDKFQLGWLNYDVAKAATKSTHKLGVSAYNTKDKQALLVELPKKKVTTEIVAPAEGSSQWWSNMGDDLKNTLTRSVDLTGKSSAALSLKGWWDIEAEYDFLYTEVSTDGGATWTALAGTADGVDIPVDASNSPSLTGVSGSWKNLNYSLNAYAGKKVDLRFRYQTDGGAGGKGFTGDALSITADGATLFTDGAENGDNGWTGKGFSRVGAGFTQEYAQYYLAENRRYVSFDKTLKVGPYNFGFANSKPNWVEHYAYQDGLLIWQWDTSQKDNNTSQHPGSGLILPIDANAKPMKWSDGTLLRNKIQPYDAAFSAYKTDAITLHKNGQELFLKPKAAQLVFDDHKGKYYYDENPTGSVKVTDTNTKIKIVKETYDGLVMTVEVGPSVK; from the coding sequence GTGACCAGCAACTCGGCCAGAAGACGAGCGCTGCGCGCCGCCGCAATCGGCGTGACCCTGGCAGCGACGGCGGCCACCGGCGCCGCCTTCACGATGGCCCAGGCAGACCCGGGTGCGAAGGTGTCTGCCGCCGAACGCCAGGACCCGACCGCTCCCTCGAAGGAGCAGGTCGACCACGACCTGAAGGGCCCGTTCAGCGAGCAGCAGGAGCAGGCCAGGAAGGCTGCCCTGGAGCAGGTACTGAGCGGCAAGAAGAGCGTCGAGCAGCGGGGCGCCTCCAAGGTCGTCAAGCTCGACGACAAGAAGTACGTCGAGCTCGGCCGCGAGAAGACCGACAAGATCTTCACGATCCTCGTCGACTTCGGCGACCAGGTGGACAGCACCACCATGTTCGACCCGGACGGCCCCGGTCCCAAGCCGGCCGTGCCCAAGTACGGCGGCAACCCGGGCCCGATGCACAACCAGATCGCCCAGCCCGACCGTGCGACGAACAACAGCACGGCCTGGCGCAAGGACTTCAACCGCGCGTACTTCCAGGACCTGTACTTCGGTACCGGCACCGGCAAGAACTCGCTGAAGACCTACTACGAGAAGACCTCCTCGGGCCGTTACTCGGTCGAGGGCGAGGTCGCCGACTGGGTCAAGGTCCCGTACAACGAGGCCCGTTACGGCTCGAACTACTGCGGCTCCAGCAACTGCTCCAACGTCTGGGACACCGTCAAGGACGGCGTGACCGCCTGGGCCGAGGGCCAGAAGAAGGCCGGCAAGACCGACGCCCAGATCAAGGCGCAGCTCGCCCAGTACGACCTCTGGGACCGCTACGACTTCGACGGCGACGGCAACTTCAACGAGGCCGACGGCTACATCGACCACTTCCAGATCGTCCACGCGGGCGAGGACGAGTCGGCCGGCGGCGGCGTGCAGGGCACCAACGCCCTGTGGGCGCACCGCTGGTACGCCTACGGCACCGAGGCCGGCAAGAACGGCCCGGCCAACAACAAGGCCGGCGGCACCCAGATCGGCAACACCGGCATCTGGGTCGGCGACTACACGATGCAGCCCGAGAACGGCGGCCTCGGCGTCTTCGCGCACGAGTACGGCCACGACCTGGGCCTGCCCGACCTCTACGACACCTCCGGTGGCGGCGAGAACTCGGTCGGCTTCTGGTCCCTGATGTCGGCCGGCTCCTGGCTCGGCACCGGCAAGGACTCCATAGGCGACCTCCCGGGCGACATGACCGCCTGGGACAAGTTCCAGCTGGGCTGGCTGAACTACGACGTGGCCAAGGCCGCGACGAAGTCCACCCACAAGCTGGGCGTCTCCGCCTACAACACCAAGGACAAGCAGGCGCTCCTCGTCGAGCTGCCGAAGAAGAAGGTCACCACCGAGATCGTCGCTCCCGCCGAGGGTTCCTCGCAGTGGTGGAGCAACATGGGTGACGACCTCAAGAACACCCTCACCCGCTCGGTCGACCTGACCGGCAAGTCCTCCGCGGCCCTGTCCCTCAAGGGCTGGTGGGACATCGAGGCGGAGTACGACTTCCTGTACACCGAGGTTTCCACCGACGGTGGCGCCACCTGGACCGCGCTCGCCGGCACCGCCGACGGCGTGGACATCCCGGTCGACGCCTCCAACAGCCCGTCGCTCACCGGCGTCTCGGGCAGCTGGAAGAACCTGAACTACTCGCTGAACGCCTACGCGGGCAAGAAGGTCGACCTCCGCTTCCGCTACCAGACGGACGGCGGCGCGGGCGGCAAGGGCTTCACGGGCGACGCGCTCAGCATCACGGCGGACGGCGCCACGCTGTTCACCGACGGTGCCGAGAACGGCGACAACGGCTGGACCGGCAAGGGCTTCTCCCGCGTCGGCGCCGGCTTCACCCAGGAGTACGCCCAGTACTACCTGGCCGAGAACCGCCGCTACGTCTCGTTCGACAAGACCCTCAAGGTCGGTCCGTACAACTTCGGCTTCGCCAACAGCAAGCCGAACTGGGTCGAGCACTACGCCTACCAGGACGGCCTCCTGATCTGGCAGTGGGACACCTCCCAGAAGGACAACAACACCAGCCAGCACCCCGGCTCCGGTCTGATCCTTCCGATCGACGCCAACGCCAAGCCGATGAAGTGGTCGGACGGCACCCTGCTGCGCAACAAGATCCAGCCGTACGACGCCGCCTTCAGCGCGTACAAGACGGATGCGATCACCCTGCACAAGAACGGTCAGGAGCTCTTCCTGAAGCCGAAGGCCGCGCAGCTGGTCTTCGACGACCACAAGGGCAAGTACTACTACGACGAGAACCCGACCGGCTCGGTGAAGGTCACTGACACCAACACCAAGATCAAGATCGTGAAGGAGACCTACGACGGTCTCGTCATGACGGTCGAGGTCGGCCCCTCCGTTAAGTAA
- a CDS encoding nicotinamidase, translating to MHRALIVVDVQNDFCEGGSLAVTGGADIAAAITELIGQATAGYRHVVATRDHHIDPGSHFAHPPAQPDYETSWPVHCVAGTEGVGFHPNFAPAVASGAVAAVFDKGAYEAAYSGFEGADENGRGLTEWLRDRHVTEVDVVGIATDHCVKATALDAARAGFRTHVLLDLTAGVAPHTTTRALAELREAGVELSGTPVVAG from the coding sequence ATGCACCGCGCACTGATCGTCGTCGACGTACAGAACGACTTCTGCGAGGGCGGCAGCCTCGCGGTCACCGGCGGAGCCGACATCGCGGCCGCCATCACCGAGCTCATCGGGCAGGCCACCGCCGGCTACCGGCACGTCGTCGCCACCCGCGACCACCACATCGACCCCGGGTCCCACTTCGCGCACCCCCCGGCCCAGCCGGACTACGAGACCTCCTGGCCGGTGCACTGCGTCGCCGGGACCGAGGGCGTGGGCTTCCACCCGAACTTCGCGCCCGCCGTCGCCTCGGGGGCCGTGGCCGCCGTCTTCGACAAGGGCGCGTACGAAGCGGCGTACAGCGGCTTCGAGGGCGCGGACGAGAACGGCCGCGGGCTCACGGAGTGGCTGCGCGACCGGCACGTCACCGAGGTCGACGTGGTCGGCATCGCCACCGACCACTGCGTCAAGGCCACCGCCCTGGACGCGGCCCGCGCGGGGTTCCGTACGCACGTCCTGCTGGACCTGACGGCCGGGGTGGCCCCGCACACCACGACCCGCGCGCTGGCCGAGCTGCGGGAAGCCGGTGTGGAGCTGAGCGGGACCCCGGTGGTGGCCGGCTGA
- a CDS encoding nicotinate phosphoribosyltransferase: MNPADLGLPVDVPSTALFTDHYELTMLQAALANGTADRRSVFEVFTRRLPEGRRYGVIAGTGRVLDAVENFRFDGAVLEFLRERNVVDARTLDWLASYRFSGDVWGYPEGEVYFPGSPVLRVEGSFAECVLLETVILSILNHDSAIAAAASRMASAAGGRPLIEMGARRTHELAAVASARAAYVGGFTSTSDLAAGFRYGIPTVGTSAHAFTLLHDSERDAFTAQVASLGRGTTLLVDTYDVAEAVRTAVEVAGTDLGAVRIDSGDLLLVAHRVRQQLDELGATATKIVVTSDLDEYAIASLAAAPVDAYGVGTQLVTGSGHPTCSMVYKLVARAASADPKAPLVSVAKKSSGGKTSVGGRKWAARRVDSEGVAEAEVLGTGPVPAALADKQLLVELVKGGEVVARESLEAARDRHREALTGLPLSATQLSRGEAVIPTEYV; encoded by the coding sequence ATGAACCCTGCGGACCTGGGCCTGCCGGTGGACGTGCCGTCGACAGCGCTCTTCACGGACCATTACGAGCTCACGATGTTGCAGGCCGCGCTGGCCAACGGCACGGCCGACCGCCGCTCGGTCTTCGAGGTGTTCACCCGCCGGCTCCCCGAGGGGCGCCGCTACGGAGTGATCGCGGGGACCGGCCGGGTGCTCGACGCGGTGGAGAACTTCCGCTTCGACGGCGCCGTACTGGAGTTCCTGCGCGAGCGGAACGTCGTCGACGCCCGCACCCTGGACTGGCTCGCCTCCTACCGCTTCTCCGGCGACGTCTGGGGCTACCCGGAGGGCGAGGTCTACTTCCCCGGCTCGCCGGTCCTGCGCGTCGAGGGCAGCTTCGCCGAGTGCGTGCTGCTGGAGACCGTGATCCTGTCGATCCTCAACCACGACTCCGCGATCGCCGCGGCCGCCTCCCGGATGGCCTCGGCCGCCGGCGGCCGGCCGCTCATCGAGATGGGCGCCCGGCGCACGCACGAACTGGCGGCCGTCGCCTCGGCGCGCGCCGCGTACGTCGGCGGTTTCACCTCGACCTCGGACCTCGCGGCCGGCTTCCGGTACGGGATCCCGACGGTCGGCACGAGCGCGCACGCCTTCACCCTGCTGCACGACAGCGAGCGGGACGCCTTCACCGCGCAGGTCGCCTCGCTGGGCCGCGGCACCACGCTGCTGGTCGACACCTACGACGTGGCGGAGGCGGTCCGGACGGCCGTGGAGGTCGCCGGGACGGACCTGGGCGCCGTCCGCATCGACTCCGGGGACCTGCTGCTGGTCGCGCACCGGGTGCGGCAGCAGCTGGACGAGCTGGGGGCGACCGCGACGAAGATCGTGGTGACCTCGGACCTCGACGAGTACGCGATCGCCTCGCTGGCGGCCGCGCCGGTGGACGCGTACGGGGTCGGCACCCAGCTGGTGACGGGCAGCGGGCACCCGACGTGCTCGATGGTCTACAAGCTGGTGGCGCGGGCGGCCTCGGCCGATCCGAAGGCGCCGCTGGTGTCGGTCGCGAAGAAGTCCTCCGGCGGCAAGACCTCCGTCGGGGGGCGCAAGTGGGCTGCCCGCCGGGTCGACTCCGAGGGGGTCGCGGAGGCGGAGGTCCTCGGGACCGGGCCGGTGCCGGCCGCCTTGGCGGACAAGCAGCTCCTGGTGGAGCTGGTCAAGGGCGGCGAGGTCGTGGCCCGGGAGTCCCTGGAGGCGGCCCGCGACCGCCACCGCGAGGCCCTGACGGGCCTGCCGCTCTCCGCCACGCAGCTGTCGCGCGGCGAGGCCGTGATCCCGACCGAGTACGTGTAG
- the clpS gene encoding ATP-dependent Clp protease adapter ClpS, with amino-acid sequence MGQVSVAPIEIERTESAEETFAVPEPDVPWVTLVHNDPVNLMSYVTYVFQAYFGYSKDKANKLMMDVHHKGRAVVSSGSREEMERDVQAMHGYGLWATMSQDRN; translated from the coding sequence ATGGGACAAGTGAGTGTTGCTCCCATTGAGATCGAACGCACCGAATCGGCCGAAGAGACCTTCGCGGTCCCCGAACCCGACGTCCCGTGGGTGACCCTGGTGCACAACGACCCGGTCAACCTCATGAGCTACGTGACGTACGTGTTCCAGGCGTACTTCGGCTACTCCAAGGACAAGGCGAACAAGCTGATGATGGACGTCCACCACAAGGGTCGGGCGGTCGTCTCCAGCGGCAGCCGCGAGGAGATGGAACGGGACGTGCAGGCCATGCACGGCTACGGCCTCTGGGCGACCATGTCCCAGGACCGCAACTGA